The sequence aatgaTCAGCTTGTGTTTTCTCTTCTAAtactatttctattttcttacttACTGCATATCcaatttgataaaagaaaatattttttcacaataCTCGAATCTCATCTCGAAATGGACAAGTATCTATGCAAAATTTGTGTTTTGAAACACGGGATAGATAGTGACTTGGAAAATCTACCTTGCCGTCGCTCTTCCAATAGATAAAAAATCCATATTCATCGACTTTAAATAAGCAGTTTGGTTCATATTCGGTGTTTTCCTTGTCTTCGAACCAGCGATCGAACGTTGAACCATTTCTCAAAAGTTCCGGTACCTCGATTCGCCAATTGAACTCGAACTTTTTTGTCATGTTGCCGATTTTTCCGATTTGTCGACAGTGCGGTGATCTAGCCTCTGATTATTTTGAAGTGAACTTGGGATGGTAGAAGACTCGAATGGCTCGATTCTGTCGCGAAACAGTGCACGAAGGCTCATAATGCGATTAGGCAAATCCAATTTAGCATTATATGAGGATTCGCTCGCGACTGTGTAGGGAGATCGTCGCGTAACAGATTTTTAACTTACATAAGATCGATGCATCGGATTTTGTAAACATCAAACACATCGAAATGCATCAAAAACCAATTTTTCCAtcttataaaaggaaaaggcGGAAGAACGGAAATAATTCTTGATCAATTCTTAGATAGTTCTTAATTCTACCTTGATGGAGGTAGagcgttttttaaaaataaggaCGATAATACATAAGACTCTTAATAATAAACTCTTAACAAGATTGTCGTAAACATGTTTGAAGGTAATGGTAACGTGGGAATaggataatttattattattttgaacaaTCACAAATTAATGTGCACGATGCCTTTTTTGTAATTGTCAACTTAGTTTTGTACACTACTTTATtgtcttttaaattttgtacacGACGCATCACGCTCGACGATATTTGTTCTTATCACGTGTACAATCACGTTATTAACAAGCTTACGCAGTCATTCCTTGTCGTCTTCGCTTAATAGTCGCTTCTGGCTGCGCTACTTACccaataaaatgaataaaatgtacaattacGACGAAACGTTAGCATTTGTACTCATTATTGTTTAACATATTCCTCTAAATATACGTCTATCGTTAATCGTAGTATATTAAACGACTATTATTTTACCTTTTCGGTGCGTTTGTATTGTATCTTATCAAGGTACCTTTCTATTACGAACGATGTTAAGTCGAACGAtgatattcttattattacgtaataggAATGATCAACGATGGTAGTAACAGTGCTCTGTTTCGACTAACAATTCAACAACACGTATgcgaattaataattgtaaagtATGATGAAATATCCAATGTCTTTATGTATACAAAGCAGGCAAAAGTTTGTAAAATACGGTAACGTGCCTCTACGCTGTCAGACGTAACTACAATTTTTCCTAACGgtgatttttcttattctaaCCTACCGACatggtattatattatattacattcaaTTTATTGCGCTTTACATTCATTGTCAGTCCTATCGAAATAACTAAATATCGATTGATTTGAAAACGTcatgtattaatataaagtGATCCTAAAAGTTATGGAGTATAGCGTTTTTGTTCATTTAAGTAAACAGAAAAACGgacaaaaaaataatattgtattaattaattactgcAACGATACGTAACCATATTCATGGTAACTTACTTACTACGTGGTAAATGCTTCCGATTTATTATGTTGTGCACATTTCTTTATTCACTTTACGATCCGCATACACATAAATGATATCGATTTAGTTTTTATATGGATGTATGAAAGAGTTCTCATTTCAAAATGACATATTAAAATGTGAAAGCAGAATATGCACTTGAATGTTTTCGGGAACGTGAGTCAGTTTAAATATCGTCCTCCATCGGCTTTGTGGAgtatcataattttctttttaatagaaaatgaataaatattatagacgttacacgatattttgTTTCGACCAGTGAAATACAAAGTGCAGACcacaaaatatttgcaatacgAATGTTACATTTCAGATATACGTACGcaattttccaagaaataatttaaaaaaaaaaaaaagggaggaaagtgacactatatatcgtaatatcgtaaatttacTGGTAAATGTGAATGAATGTATTTAATCTTATCATAAATTCACTTGTTTGCTAGAGTATAACGTCAACGCTGGTAGGTTTGAGCAAAACAATACTATTCTACTTTAATCGTTTGTTTACCGTAAAACCATGTATCCAGCGGCCGCGCTAAGTGGCTCGCGAACGTCCACGAGCCTCTTCCGTGGTTGGTGGATGCGCGTAGTATACAGAGcgaattttctttgaattacTACTATGTATTACCTTCGGCACTAAAAAACGGTTTTACGTATTTGTGACACTTTTGTGCGACTAATGGCAGAAAGAGTCagaaaaaattacgaattcgCCAACTTTGATACTCGTAAACCATCTTACTGCTGGCTTTGGTAGCATTTGtacgttttacaaaatttttactaataaaCTCACGTGTGATACTaacgaagaacaaaaaattaacGGACATCAACTCTATCAGCTGAACGCATCATTCGTCTGTGTAAACACTTTATAAGACTCGTAATAAGTAATTTCGAATGATCCATGTCTGTCTGGGCATCATGTCTGGGATTTCGACAAAGGGGTAGTGATGCTCAATTGTATCGGACTGCTCGCGTCCTGTTGCTCTTTGATCATGTTGTCCTCAAAATTATGCAAGGACTCGTTACAGTATTCTTGGCCACAAATTTTGCATGCTTCGAAATGCGGTTTAATAGAGTTCCGTAATTTCTGAAAGACAAAGTAGGCAAATTACGGAGAGTGATGGCGcgtggaatgaaattttaatcggtGGCTCGCGCCATGGTTCGCGTTATCGTACCTCCGCACAAGTGTTGCCGTTGGCTCTGATGAACTCGTAGATAGCGAAAGCGGGAATGCAAATGAGCGAAAGAGAAGCTATTCCCCAACCGATCGCCTCTGCCCACCACGGGTACTTGTATTCGCCGTTGTGGTAGGTCGGTGGTTCATAATCAATTACGCTGAATACCCACACAGCCTGAAACAGAGATTTATGGGAATGTGGTGTGCGGCCGACGATGAGatttcgtacaattttaaattatcacgTGTTTATAACGTTGACAATTGTAACGTTGAGACGAAAATATGACATGCGTTTCCACACcgatttcttaattatatatgtatatatatatatatatattatttttatataattaatgcaTTGAAATATAGTttcaaaatagaatatttaacaattatctATTCTATACTTATCAATCTGCATTTACATGTGGTCATTTGCGATGACTGCTATTAACATAATCGATCTTGGGGACATTCATATCTATGATTTTAAGATTTATGTTTACGATGAGAGCTCGAATCGTTGGAAGaatattaatgtttcaaaatgaaaCGTGTGATTATTACTTcttaaaagttaattaaaatgttgacAAAGAGTTTCTAGCTTCTTGAGTACATTCGTAAAAACAAACTTCGggggaaatttatttctttgtcatAAAATATGACTTACGActttatcttttaaactatctttatataaaacatcttgataatatatcatttaaaaagatGACATTTAGAAGGATGACAAGAGAGCAcatgaaattgttttcaatgTTTTGCTGCCAGTTATCAATgtctatatataattatatgtaatattttttgttagtCGTGAAATCGTTTGATGAGGAGATTACGAATAACGAGGACAAAGTGAAGGCAACGAAGGAAATCGATACGATTAATTAACGCTAATTTCCAtgattaattcttatttttacttcaatttagttttatttttaccgtTACTTGTTCGGATAAATTTAGttgtttacttatttttaacaaCATCATAATTAACTTTACCATGATAAGAAGGGGTGCAGCGATAAGCCAACAAAACCAGAAGTATGAGGACGGTGCACGTCCAGTCATTTCTTTTACGTTATTGCACAATCGTCTTACGCCATAACACCAGGATATCGCAATTACTTCGAAGAAAGCGAGAAACATTATCGATATCGAGGCGGCATAATGATCTATCAGTTGAAAGAAGTAAATGCCTCCCTGGAAATAGAAACGATACAAAAAATTTCGTTAGTGTAATTCTGATTATTATTCgcttaatatttatataacgtttaaaaagGCAGTTCCCTTCTCTGTCATGATAGAAAGGTATAGGTTTTAGAGTCAAGTTCGATACGCGAATTTTCAGAACCAACTAATCCTACCAATCacgaattaaattaacattattaataaagcATCTTACCTGTGAGATATTAGGCAGACCAAATAGAAAGGATATGACGCATACTAAAAGTACTAACATTTCATGACACAAAAGATGACGTTTCACCCATTTCGGAAAACCATCCTGTATCGACGTTACAACCACTTCCACTATTGCAAACTGAAATTGtcgtaaaacagaaaaattataatataaacagcAAAATTATTCGTGCATTTACTGTCGATCTTTGTGAACTTGGTGTTAATCTTTCACGCtataagtaattaaataagtGATCCCTACCTGACTATTCAAAGAGAGGCAGACTAgcataaagaaaaataacacgGCCCACACTTGCGATGCTGGCATCTTGGCTAACGCTTGCGGGTAAAGAACGAATACGAGGCCAGGTCCTTGAACGGAAATTATGATTTGTCTATAAAATTGTAGGAGAAGTTAATCTGACATTGATTGACACCACCCAgacgaaaaaaatatagaatattttagttatatttcattaagtaatcaatattttcacaCATCATGTGTTTCGGGAtgataaagttttatttttatgagtaacgatatgtgttaaagaaatatagaatgtTACAAGAAATGGTAATTTCATTGGCATCATCGTATTCAAAATAGTATACATATCGCTGacgttaaaacattttattggaATACGTTATTTGTAGCGTAATATTAAGACTGAAATTAATTGCTAAGTACGAGATAGATGTTTTTACGTACCATCTGTTAAAACAGCTTCGACAGACATATTTTGTTCGAGAGCGATGTTGCCGATGGTtgcgaatgaaaatattccaacgagTAGGCTACTGAACGCGTTTATGAGAGAAACGGCCACGCTATCCACTAGGATGGTGTTATGGAACTTGTTGTAACTGGCAAAACATATCATCGAACCAAACGCTATGCCTacagaattgaaaatttgagcGGTTGCGTAGATCCAAACCTATACGCGACACAATAATTTCATGAGATTACCATGATAATTaccataattttacatttacgtaTGCGAAGTGCACAAAACCAACAACAACTatcttaatataaaaaatgttttattatccAACTTGgttaatatcgataaaagtaTAGCTAATGCTTTTTGTCAGAATGCTTTTTCTAATTGAACGATTAACAGAACAATGAATACAAGTTAAAGTGTTAACGGTGATAAAGATTAAGATAAAGACTTGaaacatgtaaataaaattagctATATTCTTTGTTAGCTTTAGACTGTCACGCTAAAATAACTCGGATCCTGCGTGCATTGTCAAGGCGATATTATCGAGCGTATTTTAAAGAGCGAAGAAAGACTTCTTCTTGGGTTACCTTTGCGTCGCCAAGCAGCTCCCAACGTgggtgaaagaaaaattgcaggCCCTTGTCAGCACCTTCAAGGGTAAGGGACCGCATGAGGAAGACGACGATTAAAAGAAGTGGCAGAGTCGCGGTCAGGTATCTCACTTGTGCCGACGATTTTATAGACTTCCAAACGGAGAAATATACCATAATCCAGGCAGTAATCAGGCAAGCAACAAGCTCCCATCTTAAGGCCCCGGAATCTTCGATTCCATTACTAATTTGAAGAACTTTGTTGCTAAATTGCCAAAAGACAGGGGggaaaaaaacaaatgaatattcacaaTTTACAATCGATTCTAagcgattataattaaatactctGAACAGTTACTTAATATTGACGAAACTATTCTGACCTGTAGGAACTTATTTAAAAGTCAGAATGACTGGAAATACGTGACCGATAACTAATTTCGTAACTAAAAAGATTACTCAAAAAATTCTTCGGCCGGCGTTCTAGAAGCGTTTGGTCTTGTTCTATTATCGATGGCACTGTAACTAGGTAACCAACATGCCAGAGTGTTCCATGAGTTGCCGCACTCAGACCACGGTTGCTTTGCTTTGAACGCcgcaaagaaataatatatggCGTAGGCTATTATCACATTATGGTAGGTTGACATCAAAAATGATATTACTACCGAAGACAAGCCAGCCCCTGTTTTAAAAACACAAAATCGATTTGTTTTTGTTCGGTTTCTAGTATTATGGAAGGATTAGCGAATAATGATCGTGCTACTGTCAACAAATttcgatacaaaaatattatcttgCAAATGTGTACTGACACCAAAGAAACGGTGTCACGGAAGGAAGTATCCAAAATGATTTCTGtcgctaaaatatttatatcttatttaattCATCCTTTAGCTTTGAAAGAAAGCGATTGTTTTGTTTAAAGAGTACTATATCTTTATCGTAAATAAGACTAATGTTATAGAATTCTATGATAGAAATAAACTGTTGATACGATACCTTTAAATAAAGGACAAATTTGACCGAGAGCACCGATCGGTCCTCGTCGTGTGAATTGTCCAATACTAAGTTCCATGTACAATAATGGTACCCCGCATACTATAAGTATTAGGAAGTAAGGTATCAAGAACACCcctgaaaaatttgataaaaaatatcattcaaCTTTAGTCGGTCGAgacgtttgaaaataatttcaatgtagTGATTTATAAGAACGCATGCCATTTATGGCACATATTATCTTCCtaaacgtacaacgatatcgaaaaatgtttcagataCAAATTAAATCACCCTCGTGTTTCTTCTATGTGTCCATCCACAAGAGAACTAATACCAGTTCAGATTATACGTCGATCGaagctttttaatttatatctgaAACTGTTTCTCGTATCGTTAATAGTTGCGAAACTGGTCGATTTAAATAAGGCACTCTATATAAGTTATATTTACTGctacaaaatagaaaaaaacaGCAGGCTCTCTATAACtccgttaattaaaaattgttgaaaagcCTGAAAAAATCCTATATATTTCAGTCAAACTTCGCAAACGAGACAAAAAATCTATGAGATCAAAgctttataaatttatctaacaattttgtaacattCTCTACTCGTATTTTAAGCCAGCGTTTATGACAATGTCAATGATTgtgaagtttaaatttatttcgagtTAAAAAGAGACATATTTAAGCATATGTTATTGTACCatctataaaatgtaattacatataatgtttataattcgtCATTATAGTGTAGGACCTGGCATTCCTGTGGATTAATCCTACCTTTCCTAATCCCTTTACGTGttcgtgaaataaaaacgtTGTTACTAAATCTGCGTGTAATATGGATATATTAAAGGTTGCATTAAACACGACTCATACGTAATAGTACTCCTCGTTAATCGTCATTCTGTGGGCAGTAACAAGGTCACTGGATGTAACTCTTTATTCGTAATAAACGACGATCACAGTCCGGTGGATTACGACTTAATTTGGGAACAGGCATTTAGTTCGGCCAAATTGCTGAAATGCGTCATTGCTTTTCACGACAGGTTGTATACGCACGAATCTCGTTTTCAAAATACTgtcatatttcatattgatCAGCTTCGTGAGTGGTGGCTCGTGCCGCGAGGTCCTACAATTTCTCGAACTGAGCAAATTTattcgcttctttttctcaaCGAATGCCGTAATAGATACGGAAGCACTTTTCCGTGCTAGTGCAATGTTTCAGAACGAGAACATTCAAACGAATGTTAGTCGTGCAATTGATTAGAAACAATTAGACAAAGTTAGAAACAGCTGAAAGATAGATGATTTAACTAGATAGATGGGTTAAAGATATTAGAATATGCGTATTTGTGTTCTCTCGGAGGAAGGCAAAAGTTCGCGAAAGTTCGCAAAAGTTGATCACTCTTTTGTCTCAGAGTTccgaattaatatttttctcattaattttctctagaaaatattttataataaatttcaagaaataccTGTTGCAATATTTCGAATTCATTTTCTACATACTACAGAGATTATCGTTTCCGGTTGTAGCACTGAAATAATTCGTGTCGTATCATTGCATCTCACGCACatgtaaattaattctacGAATGTT comes from Bombus pyrosoma isolate SC7728 linkage group LG2, ASM1482585v1, whole genome shotgun sequence and encodes:
- the LOC122577681 gene encoding sodium- and chloride-dependent GABA transporter ine isoform X2; its protein translation is MPRTSELLVKHGLVIQALQFQRIVPETSFEDDLSVCTSFDDAEDDAEDPGDYRQSRRPHWANKVQFVLACIGYSVGLGNVWRFPYLCYKSGGGVFLIPYFLILIVCGVPLLYMELSIGQFTRRGPIGALGQICPLFKGAGLSSVVISFLMSTYHNVIIAYAIYYFFAAFKAKQPWSECGNSWNTLACWLPSYSAIDNRTRPNASRTPAEEFFDNKVLQISNGIEDSGALRWELVACLITAWIMVYFSVWKSIKSSAQVRYLTATLPLLLIVVFLMRSLTLEGADKGLQFFFHPRWELLGDAKVWIYATAQIFNSVGIAFGSMICFASYNKFHNTILVDSVAVSLINAFSSLLVGIFSFATIGNIALEQNMSVEAVLTDGPGLVFVLYPQALAKMPASQVWAVLFFFMLVCLSLNSQFAIVEVVVTSIQDGFPKWVKRHLLCHEMLVLLVCVISFLFGLPNISQGGIYFFQLIDHYAASISIMFLAFFEVIAISWCYGVRRLCNNVKEMTGRAPSSYFWFCWLIAAPLLIMAVWVFSVIDYEPPTYHNGEYKYPWWAEAIGWGIASLSLICIPAFAIYEFIRANGNTCAEKLRNSIKPHFEACKICGQEYCNESLHNFEDNMIKEQQDASSPIQLSITTPLSKSQT
- the LOC122577681 gene encoding sodium- and chloride-dependent GABA transporter ine isoform X1; amino-acid sequence: MNATDSNSGVNGNDSNNTIAGKTNAHGNSVRLQSVIGKQSSCVRKMSTMPEEEDTSDDMDPDVIRIEHQHYQHHQHHDVDSDSPSEERGRLLSATESTARKIIITPTSSSILHCNGTVKKTIPRNDSSNSVHEKTYSRLQQSKSGDQVGQTENRLHRDIPQGILRSVRGIDSHGTRHRCSSVRSVKSNPTMDEHQHQYHPPAASWASIVFSDGNGQTHVRTLPDSVSIRSLASIGMGSSNGRKLTIRRVLTSPSELLNMVHPPPSFEDDLSVCTSFDDAEDDAEDPGDYRQSRRPHWANKVQFVLACIGYSVGLGNVWRFPYLCYKSGGGVFLIPYFLILIVCGVPLLYMELSIGQFTRRGPIGALGQICPLFKGAGLSSVVISFLMSTYHNVIIAYAIYYFFAAFKAKQPWSECGNSWNTLACWLPSYSAIDNRTRPNASRTPAEEFFDNKVLQISNGIEDSGALRWELVACLITAWIMVYFSVWKSIKSSAQVRYLTATLPLLLIVVFLMRSLTLEGADKGLQFFFHPRWELLGDAKVWIYATAQIFNSVGIAFGSMICFASYNKFHNTILVDSVAVSLINAFSSLLVGIFSFATIGNIALEQNMSVEAVLTDGPGLVFVLYPQALAKMPASQVWAVLFFFMLVCLSLNSQFAIVEVVVTSIQDGFPKWVKRHLLCHEMLVLLVCVISFLFGLPNISQGGIYFFQLIDHYAASISIMFLAFFEVIAISWCYGVRRLCNNVKEMTGRAPSSYFWFCWLIAAPLLIMAVWVFSVIDYEPPTYHNGEYKYPWWAEAIGWGIASLSLICIPAFAIYEFIRANGNTCAEKLRNSIKPHFEACKICGQEYCNESLHNFEDNMIKEQQDASSPIQLSITTPLSKSQT
- the LOC122577681 gene encoding sodium- and chloride-dependent GABA transporter ine isoform X3, which translates into the protein MKSAREIVLTMKSFEDDLSVCTSFDDAEDDAEDPGDYRQSRRPHWANKVQFVLACIGYSVGLGNVWRFPYLCYKSGGGVFLIPYFLILIVCGVPLLYMELSIGQFTRRGPIGALGQICPLFKGAGLSSVVISFLMSTYHNVIIAYAIYYFFAAFKAKQPWSECGNSWNTLACWLPSYSAIDNRTRPNASRTPAEEFFDNKVLQISNGIEDSGALRWELVACLITAWIMVYFSVWKSIKSSAQVRYLTATLPLLLIVVFLMRSLTLEGADKGLQFFFHPRWELLGDAKVWIYATAQIFNSVGIAFGSMICFASYNKFHNTILVDSVAVSLINAFSSLLVGIFSFATIGNIALEQNMSVEAVLTDGPGLVFVLYPQALAKMPASQVWAVLFFFMLVCLSLNSQFAIVEVVVTSIQDGFPKWVKRHLLCHEMLVLLVCVISFLFGLPNISQGGIYFFQLIDHYAASISIMFLAFFEVIAISWCYGVRRLCNNVKEMTGRAPSSYFWFCWLIAAPLLIMAVWVFSVIDYEPPTYHNGEYKYPWWAEAIGWGIASLSLICIPAFAIYEFIRANGNTCAEKLRNSIKPHFEACKICGQEYCNESLHNFEDNMIKEQQDASSPIQLSITTPLSKSQT